Proteins found in one Deinococcota bacterium genomic segment:
- a CDS encoding Crp/Fnr family transcriptional regulator: protein MDRPWYLQNTGWLRRMTDEDMMLFMRICPERRYSKGECLFRAGDPATALHIVVRGQVKLTVPTASGHERILVVCGAQDFIGSTFVAESALYQGDAVALTETVTCPVTREQFRTVALHSPHTVLTFTEIMASQLAYCRSQLSDYYSPIKTRLTKVLLEQARRFGQPAQDGWVRLETELKHSELASMVSGTRVSVSTAIGELRREGLMEGSRGDYLLDVAGLEAGLEA, encoded by the coding sequence ATGGACAGACCCTGGTATCTCCAAAACACCGGCTGGCTGCGGCGCATGACCGACGAGGACATGATGCTCTTCATGCGCATCTGCCCCGAGCGCCGCTACAGCAAGGGCGAGTGCCTCTTCCGCGCGGGCGATCCGGCGACGGCCCTGCACATCGTCGTCCGCGGTCAGGTCAAGCTGACCGTGCCGACGGCCAGCGGCCACGAGCGCATCCTGGTCGTCTGCGGCGCGCAGGACTTCATCGGCAGCACCTTTGTCGCCGAGAGCGCTCTCTACCAGGGGGACGCCGTGGCCTTGACCGAGACCGTCACCTGCCCGGTGACGCGCGAGCAGTTTCGCACCGTCGCCCTGCACTCGCCGCACACCGTCCTCACCTTTACCGAGATCATGGCGAGCCAGCTCGCCTACTGCCGTTCTCAGCTGAGCGACTACTACTCGCCCATCAAGACGCGGCTGACGAAGGTCCTCCTCGAGCAGGCGAGGCGCTTCGGCCAGCCCGCCCAGGACGGCTGGGTCAGGCTCGAGACCGAGCTCAAGCATTCCGAGCTCGCTTCGATGGTCTCGGGCACACGCGTGAGTGTTTCGACGGCGATAGGCGAGCTGCGCCGCGAGGGCCTTATGGAGGGCAGCCGCGGCGACTACCTGCTCGACGTCGCG